The following proteins are co-located in the Engraulis encrasicolus isolate BLACKSEA-1 chromosome 2, IST_EnEncr_1.0, whole genome shotgun sequence genome:
- the si:dkeyp-113d7.1 gene encoding zinc finger protein 16 — protein MAGELETECMSSLGLNPLASDCSSPPLDPLRPECSTTPTSSLHMLSADCPTSTLNRLAAVSEVREPMVMLPCVKTEPVDLDPIQTVDLSEIQPLSTAELGSDQIKMEISGLDYIKSEHHGEHHHLHSFHSTELDSYKSHYEPSLVFDYITHVSDSLEYIKSEQHTDLQCYYATELGAIKTEYEPNLMMSSHIKSEMNGLESNHMAELRAELNKLRPDAVIDGTPFSSGTLYDLSSGQDGKGSAETSHTGTKAHREGPRKPRNLNGEKPYSCPQCGKNFSTLGNLKTHQRIHTGERPYICPQCGKSFGQAGNLKRHQLIHTGQKPYTCAHCPKGFTKADDLRSHQRLHTGEKPFCCLACGKSFSQSKELKTHQLSHTGERPFCCQHCGKTFVKETSFRNHQQLHSGDKPFTCSQCGKTFSNSGVLKTHEKIHSGERPFGCTQCGKSFGRLGHLKAHQQIHTGERPYACTHCGKSFSQSGHLKAHEQIHKRDQSDLSSGASSSGSNDSS, from the coding sequence ATGGCCGGCGAGCTGGAGACCGAGTGCATGTCGTCTTTAGGGCTGAACCCGCTGGCGTCCGACTGCAGCTCTCCGCCGCTGGACCCGCTGCGACCGGAGTGCAGCACCACCCCCACTTCGTCGCTCCACATGCTCTCTGCCGACTGCCCCACGAGCACGCTCAACAGGCTGGCAGCGGTGTCCGAGGTCAGAGAGCCCATGGTGATGCTGCCGTGCGTGAAGACCGAGCCAGTGGACCTGGACCCCATCCAGACGGTGGACCTGTCGGAGATCCAGCCCCTCAGCACGGCCGAGCTGGGCTCGGACCAGATCAAGATGGAGATCAGCGGGCTGGACTACATCAAGTCGGAGCACCACGGCGAGCACCACCACCTGCACTCATTCCACAGCACCGAGCTGGACTCCTACAAGAGTCACTACGAGCCCAGCTTGGTGTTTGACTACATCACGCACGTCTCGGACAGCCTGGAGTACATCAAGTCGGAGCAGCACACCGACTTGCAGTGCTACTACGCCACCGAGCTCGGCGCCATCAAAACAGAGTACGAGCCCAACCTCATGATGTCCAGCCACATCAAGTCGGAGATGAACGGCCTCGAGTCCAACCACATGGCCGAGCTGCGGGCCGAGCTCAACAAGCTGCGGCCGGACGCCGTCATCGACGGCACGCCGTTCTCCTCGGGCACGCTCTACGACCTGTCCTCGGGCCAGGACGGCAAGGGCTCGGCCGAAACCAGCCACACCGGGACCAAGGCGCACAGAGAGGGGCCACGCAAGCCTCGCAACCTCAACGGAGAGAAGCCCTACTCATGCCCGCAATGCGGCAAGAACTTCAGCACTCTGGGAAACCTCAAGACGCACCAGCGCATCCACACCGGCGAGAGGCCCTACATCTGCCCGCAGTGCGGCAAGAGCTTCGGCCAGGCCGGCAACCTGAAGCGCCACCAGCTCATCCACACGGGCCAAAAACCTTACACCTGCGCACACTGCCCGAAAGGCTTTACCAAAGCCGACGACCTCCGCTCCCACCAGAGGCTGCACACGGGCGAGAAGCCCTTCTGTTGCCTGGCGTGCGGCAAGAGCTTCAGCCAGTCCAAGGAACTCAAAACGCACCAACTCAGCCACACCGGCGAGCGCCCCTTCTGCTGCCAGCACTGCGGCAAGACCTTCGTCAAGGAGACCAGCTTCCGGAACCACCAACAGCTCCACTCGGGCGACAAGCCCTTCACCTGCTCTCAGTGCGGCAAGACCTTCAGCAATTCAGGGGTTCTTAAGACACACGAGAAGATTCACTCAGGGGAGCGGCCCTTTGGCTGCACCCAGTGTGGGAAGAGCTTTGGCCGCTTGGGACACCTTAAAGCACACCAGCAGATCCACACGGGGGAACGGCCGTACGCCTGCACCCACTGTGGAAAAAGCTTCAGCCAGTCAGGCCACCTCAAAGCACACGAGCAGATCCACAAACGGGACCAATCAGACCTTAGCAGTGGTGCAAGCAGCAGTGGCAGTAACGATAGTAGCTAA
- the LOC134460712 gene encoding keratin, type I cytoskeletal 13-like, which yields MATFSSRVSLSSGSSIAGGASGLALSSGGGARMSVMRAGSVYGGAGGSGVRISSAARGAGVGLAAGGGAGLGLAAGGGAFDAAVGAGKFTMQNLNDRLATYISQVRSLEQANAELELKIRQFLDGRLAPATHDYTSYMVTIGDLQAKITATIFLRGGSMLDIDNAKLAADDYRVKFEAEQSSRLSVEADIAGLRRVLDELALTTSDLNVQMANIQEEIVYLKKNHQEDLLAARAHVGAKVDVAVDAAPQEDLSLVLAGVREHYEAVAAKNRRELEAWFQAKTEALSREVLSSTTVLQTSSSELATYRSTVQALQIELQGFISMNASLESSLAETKTRFAAMLAGFQGQVTSLEQQLAALRIDLERQGQEYALLLDIKTKLQLEIAEYNRLLNGDAQAYIA from the exons ATGGCCACATTCTCCAGCCGCGTATCACTTTCCTCTGGATCCTCCATCGCAGGGGGTGCCTCTGGACTCGCCCTGTCCTCCGGAGGTGGCGCTCGCATGAGCGTGATGCGGGCTGGTAGTGTCTACGGTGGCGCAGGAGGATCTGGAGTTCGCATCTCCAGCGCGGCACGTGGTGCCGGTGTCGGccttgctgctggtggtggtgccggACTCGGCTTGGCTGCCGGTGGTGGAGCTTTTGACGCGGCTGTTGGCGCCGGGAAATTCACCATGCAGAACCTGAACGACCGTCTGGCCACTTACATATCCCAAGTGCGGTCCCTGGAGCAGGCCAACGCCGAGCTGGAGCTGAAGATCAGACAGTTCCTAGACGGCAGGCTTGCTCCTGCTACCCACGACTATACTTCCTACATGGTCACCATTGGCGACCTCCAGGCTAAG ATCACGGCAACCATCTTTCTCAGAGGAGGATCTATGTTGGACATCGATAACGCCAAACTGGCAGCTGATGACTACAGAGTGAA ATTTGAAGCTGAGCAATCCAGTCGTTTGTCTGTGGAGGCCGACATTGCTGGACTTAGAAGGGTCCTGGATGAGCTGGCCCTCACCACGAGCGATCTGAACGTGCAGATGGCAAACATCCAGGAGGAAATCGTCTATCTGAAGAAGAACCACCAGGAG GATCTTTTGGCTGCTCGTGCTCATGTCGGAGCTAAAGTAGATGTGGCGGTTGACGCTGCTCCTCAGGAGGACCTCAGCCTTGTCCTCGCCGGAGTCCGTGAGCACTACGAGGCAGTGGCCGCAAAGAACAGACGGGAACTTGAGGCCTGGTTCCAGGCCAAG ACGGAAGCTCTCAGCAGAGAAGTCCTCAGCAGCACAACTGTACTCCAGACATCCTCCTCAGAACTTGCAACCTACAGAAGCACAGTACAGGCCCTTCAGATCGAGCTCCAAGGCTTCATCAGCATG AACGCATCGTTGGAATCGTCCCTGGCAGAAACAAAGACCCGCTTCGCTGCCATGCTTGCCGGCTTCCAGGGTCAGGTGACCAGTTTGGAGCAGCAGCTGGCCGCTCTCCGCATCGACCTTGAGCGTCAGGGTCAAGAATACGCACTACTGCTGGACATCAAGACCAAACTGCAGCTGGAGATTGCAGAGTACAACAGACTGCTCAACGGAGATGCCCAAGCTTACATCGCGTAA